In Halopseudomonas nanhaiensis, a single window of DNA contains:
- a CDS encoding hybrid sensor histidine kinase/response regulator, with translation MTLSGGLVASVFIFYMAVLFAIAFWGDRRTTEFNPRLRVWIYSLSLAVWCTSWTFFGAVGMASGQLWGFLPIYLGPVILFLFGWRLYARMIAISKQENITSIADFIASRYGKSQALAVAVTLLCLVSVLPYIALQLKGIVLGYSLLSAPGVLQGFPADEATGAEDTALIVTLVLALFTILFGTRSLDATEHHRGMMLAIAFESLVKLLAFLAVGAFVTFGLFGGFADLVERARSSAELADYWERQTHLTSLLFQTFIAVLAFLCLPRQFQVTVVENNEPGDLRLARWVFPAYLVLAGLFVIPISLAGQMTLGPATSPDSYVISIPLLEGHPILALLAFLGGASAATGMVIVAAIALSTMVSNDVVLPLLLRSKNRPEHSYEEFRGWLLNVRRTSILVILLLAYVVYRLIGSAGSLANIGQLAFAAIAQLAPAMFGALFWKQANRSGVFAGLGVGITLWLYLLILPLVGNGMGWNLYGWPGIEALHANSFGLPVDAITLGSLIALACNAMFFVVVSQGSRTRVLEHWQASRFVSQDGQHAADGPSRALLWVMVEDLLALASRFVGEERAQAAFRRYAEVQGASFSTSQAANSGWISHTERLLAGVLGASSARVVVKAAIEGRDMHFDDVVRIVDEASEVLQFNRGLLQGAIENITQGISVVDKELRLVAWNRRYLDMFEYPEGLIAIGRPVADIILCNAQRGLCGPGDPQTHVDKRITWMKHGTAHRSERLFPNGRVIEIIGNPMPGGGFVMSFTDITAFREAEQALKESNEGLEQRVAERTHELSELNQALLRAQAQTERTAQSKSRFLTAVSHDLMQPLNAARLFSASLAHQPNLPPDAEELVQHLDTSLRSAEDLISDLLDISRLEAGRIKPEWSDFPLEELFEPLRVEFGALAAEQKVDLRVHGSRLRARSDMRLLRRILQNFLTNAFRYAGRSRVVLGVRRADNRVRIEVWDQGPGIPRDKLQVIFEEFQRLDSHRTQAEKGLGLGLAIADGLCRVLGHELNVRSWPGRGSVFSVTLPIAQFGQRPARQAAAQPAPALVGAQVLCIDNEPNILTGMNSLLGRWQCHVAIARDRADVAALLDKGFVPQLVLVDYHLDGGDTGTDLMQWLREQLGHDLPGVVISADGRSELITRIRLAGLDYLSKPVKPAALRALISRYVTLH, from the coding sequence ATGACCCTCTCCGGCGGCCTGGTCGCCAGTGTCTTCATTTTCTACATGGCAGTGCTGTTCGCGATCGCTTTCTGGGGAGACCGCCGAACCACTGAATTCAACCCGCGCCTGCGCGTCTGGATCTACAGCCTCTCACTGGCGGTGTGGTGTACCAGCTGGACATTCTTCGGTGCGGTCGGCATGGCCTCCGGCCAGTTATGGGGCTTTCTTCCGATCTACCTTGGCCCGGTGATTCTGTTCCTGTTCGGCTGGCGGCTCTACGCGCGCATGATCGCCATCAGCAAGCAGGAAAACATCACCTCGATCGCCGACTTCATCGCCTCTCGTTACGGCAAGTCCCAGGCACTGGCTGTCGCCGTGACGCTGCTATGCCTGGTCAGCGTGCTGCCCTACATTGCGCTGCAGCTCAAGGGTATCGTGCTGGGCTACAGCCTGCTCAGCGCGCCCGGGGTCCTGCAGGGCTTTCCGGCGGATGAGGCGACCGGCGCAGAAGACACCGCCCTGATCGTCACGCTCGTGCTGGCACTGTTCACTATTCTCTTTGGCACGCGCAGCCTGGATGCGACTGAGCACCACCGCGGCATGATGCTGGCGATCGCGTTCGAGTCGCTGGTCAAGCTGCTGGCCTTCCTGGCGGTCGGCGCGTTTGTCACCTTCGGTCTGTTCGGCGGATTCGCCGACCTGGTGGAGCGCGCCAGATCCAGTGCCGAGCTGGCAGACTACTGGGAGCGACAGACGCACCTGACCAGCCTGTTGTTTCAGACCTTCATCGCGGTGCTGGCCTTTCTGTGTCTGCCCCGCCAGTTTCAGGTCACCGTGGTGGAGAACAACGAGCCGGGTGACCTACGCCTGGCGCGATGGGTATTTCCTGCGTATCTGGTACTGGCTGGCCTGTTCGTCATACCGATCAGCCTGGCCGGGCAGATGACGCTGGGCCCGGCAACCAGTCCGGACTCCTACGTCATCAGCATCCCGCTGCTCGAGGGACATCCCATTCTGGCGCTGCTGGCTTTTCTGGGCGGTGCGTCGGCTGCCACGGGCATGGTGATCGTCGCGGCCATAGCTCTGAGTACCATGGTCTCCAACGATGTGGTGCTGCCGCTTCTGCTGCGCAGCAAAAACAGGCCGGAACACTCCTATGAGGAGTTTCGCGGATGGCTGCTCAACGTACGGCGCACCAGCATTCTGGTGATCCTGCTGCTTGCCTACGTGGTCTACCGGCTTATCGGATCGGCGGGAAGCCTGGCCAACATCGGCCAGTTGGCCTTCGCTGCGATTGCTCAGCTGGCACCGGCGATGTTCGGTGCGTTGTTCTGGAAGCAGGCCAATCGCTCCGGCGTGTTCGCCGGGCTCGGTGTCGGGATCACCCTGTGGCTCTATCTGCTCATCCTGCCACTGGTCGGCAACGGAATGGGCTGGAATCTGTACGGCTGGCCCGGCATCGAGGCGCTGCACGCCAATTCATTCGGCCTGCCAGTGGATGCCATCACCCTTGGCAGCCTGATCGCGCTGGCCTGTAATGCGATGTTCTTCGTGGTGGTGTCGCAGGGCAGTCGTACCCGCGTGCTCGAGCATTGGCAGGCCAGCCGGTTCGTCAGCCAGGACGGTCAGCACGCGGCCGACGGGCCCAGTCGAGCGTTGCTTTGGGTGATGGTCGAAGATCTTCTGGCTCTGGCCTCTCGGTTCGTGGGTGAAGAGCGTGCGCAGGCCGCCTTTCGTCGCTACGCCGAGGTGCAGGGGGCCAGTTTCTCCACCAGTCAGGCTGCAAACAGCGGCTGGATAAGTCATACCGAACGTCTGCTGGCGGGGGTCCTGGGAGCGTCGTCGGCCCGGGTGGTGGTAAAGGCGGCAATCGAAGGACGGGACATGCACTTCGACGACGTGGTACGCATCGTCGACGAAGCCTCCGAGGTGCTGCAGTTCAACCGGGGCCTGTTGCAGGGAGCGATCGAGAATATCACCCAGGGCATCAGCGTGGTGGACAAGGAGCTTCGGCTGGTAGCCTGGAACCGCCGCTACCTGGACATGTTCGAGTACCCCGAAGGCCTCATCGCGATCGGCCGGCCGGTGGCCGACATCATCCTCTGCAATGCCCAGCGCGGGCTCTGCGGCCCGGGTGACCCACAGACCCACGTCGATAAGCGCATCACCTGGATGAAGCACGGCACCGCGCATCGCTCCGAGCGCCTGTTCCCCAACGGCCGGGTGATAGAGATCATCGGTAATCCGATGCCTGGAGGCGGTTTTGTCATGAGCTTCACCGACATCACCGCGTTTCGCGAAGCGGAGCAGGCGCTCAAGGAATCCAACGAAGGCCTTGAGCAGCGGGTTGCCGAGCGTACCCACGAACTGTCGGAACTGAACCAGGCGCTGCTGCGCGCACAGGCTCAGACCGAGCGCACTGCGCAATCCAAGAGCCGCTTTCTCACCGCGGTCAGTCACGATCTGATGCAGCCGCTCAACGCGGCGCGGCTGTTCTCGGCGTCGCTGGCACACCAGCCGAATCTGCCGCCGGACGCTGAGGAACTGGTGCAGCATTTGGATACATCGCTGCGCTCGGCAGAAGACCTGATATCGGATCTGCTCGATATTTCGCGGCTGGAAGCCGGCCGGATCAAACCGGAATGGAGTGACTTCCCCCTGGAAGAGCTGTTCGAGCCATTGCGCGTGGAATTCGGCGCGCTGGCGGCTGAACAGAAGGTTGACCTGCGGGTACACGGTTCGCGTCTGCGGGCGCGTAGCGACATGCGGCTGCTTCGCCGCATCTTGCAGAACTTCCTCACCAACGCGTTTCGCTATGCCGGGCGGTCTCGCGTGGTGCTCGGTGTTCGACGGGCCGACAATCGGGTTCGCATCGAAGTGTGGGATCAGGGACCGGGAATTCCGCGGGACAAGTTGCAGGTGATTTTCGAGGAGTTCCAGCGGCTGGACAGCCATCGCACCCAGGCCGAAAAAGGCCTCGGCCTTGGCCTGGCGATCGCCGATGGCTTGTGCCGGGTACTCGGCCACGAGTTGAACGTGCGGTCCTGGCCGGGACGCGGCTCGGTATTCAGTGTCACGCTGCCGATAGCACAGTTTGGTCAGCGTCCGGCCAGGCAGGCAGCCGCGCAGCCAGCTCCCGCGCTGGTCGGCGCACAGGTTCTGTGCATCGACAATGAACCGAACATTCTCACCGGCATGAACAGCCTGCTCGGGCGCTGGCAGTGCCATGTGGCGATTGCCCGTGATCGCGCCGATGTGGCAGCGCTGCTGGACAAGGGCTTCGTGCCACAGCTGGTGCTGGTCGACTATCACCTGGACGGGGGCGATACCGGTACCGATCTGATGCAGTGGCTACGAGAGCAACTGGGGCACGACCTGCCGGGCGTGGTCATCAGCGCCGACGG
- a CDS encoding diacylglycerol kinase: MENPHKGVTGVRRIWRAMGYSWDGLIVAYRGEAAFRQLVWLAMVLVPLAFVVPVSPLERALLIACVLFSLVVELLNSAIEAAIDRISLERHPLSKASKDMGSAAQMISLIIIAVVWGLVLAG; this comes from the coding sequence ATGGAAAACCCCCACAAGGGCGTTACCGGGGTGCGCCGAATCTGGCGCGCCATGGGGTATTCCTGGGACGGTCTGATCGTGGCCTACCGCGGCGAAGCTGCCTTTCGTCAGCTGGTATGGCTTGCCATGGTGCTGGTCCCGCTGGCCTTCGTAGTGCCGGTCAGCCCGCTGGAACGCGCGCTGCTGATTGCCTGCGTGCTGTTCTCGCTGGTGGTCGAGCTGCTCAACTCGGCGATCGAGGCCGCAATCGACCGCATCTCGCTCGAGCGTCATCCTCTCTCCAAGGCGTCGAAGGACATGGGCAGCGCCGCACAGATGATCAGCCTGATCATCATTGCCGTTGTCTGGGGTCTGGTCCTGGCAGGCTGA
- a CDS encoding response regulator transcription factor codes for MGETYEILIADDHPLFRSALRQALSTGLDAATTLTEAGSISELQTLLDQRSDWDLVLLDLNMPGAYGFSGLVLIRGQYPQVPVVVISALEEPAVYQRARDFGASGFIPKSSSLEGIQLAVREVLDGGVSWPNEADAAGPLSDDEQEISAQLASLTPQQFRVLTMVCDGLLNKQIAYELSVSEATVKAHVTAIFRKLGVRTRTQAALALQHMELARAVH; via the coding sequence ATGGGCGAGACCTATGAGATTTTGATCGCGGACGATCACCCATTGTTTCGCAGTGCTCTGCGCCAGGCATTGAGCACCGGACTGGACGCCGCGACCACGCTGACGGAGGCGGGAAGCATCAGCGAGTTGCAGACGCTGTTGGATCAGCGCAGCGATTGGGATCTGGTGCTGCTGGATCTGAATATGCCCGGGGCCTACGGCTTTTCCGGGCTCGTGTTGATTCGCGGGCAGTATCCGCAGGTTCCGGTGGTGGTCATTTCCGCACTGGAGGAGCCCGCGGTTTACCAACGGGCCCGCGATTTTGGCGCCAGCGGCTTCATTCCCAAGTCCTCGTCACTTGAAGGCATCCAGCTGGCCGTGCGCGAGGTGCTTGACGGCGGGGTGAGCTGGCCGAATGAAGCCGACGCCGCCGGCCCGCTGTCGGACGACGAGCAGGAAATCAGCGCTCAGCTTGCCAGCCTGACGCCGCAGCAGTTTCGCGTACTGACCATGGTCTGCGATGGCCTTCTGAACAAACAGATTGCCTACGAACTCAGTGTGTCTGAGGCGACCGTGAAGGCCCACGTTACGGCCATCTTTCGCAAACTGGGTGTGCGTACGCGCACCCAGGCTGCGCTTGCCCTGCAGCACATGGAGCTGGCGAGGGCAGTGCATTGA
- a CDS encoding DMT family transporter has product MNLRAYRADALMILTALIWGSTFIAQTLGMEHIGPFLYTGLRFLLGALAVLPLVLWVRPGGGVQTGGFSRSMLGGSLVLGLVLTLGINLQQIGLMFTSVTNSGFITGLYVILVPVFGLLIGMRTGSGTWVGALLALIGMLMLSINEHYKVASGDWLQLLGACCWAVHVLLVGALASRFDAIKVAFVQFVVCAVISLMLAVTFEEISWTAIQLSLPAVLYGGLLAVGVGFTLQVVAQKDAITSHAAVILSLEAVFAALFAWLILDETISLRGLFGCVLMLAGMLVAQLVPLYVEKRRQVVPVQQEPAGHH; this is encoded by the coding sequence ATGAATCTGCGAGCCTACCGCGCCGACGCGCTGATGATCCTCACTGCCCTCATCTGGGGCAGCACCTTCATTGCCCAGACTCTCGGGATGGAGCACATCGGCCCGTTCCTCTACACCGGGCTGCGCTTTCTGCTCGGTGCACTGGCCGTGCTGCCACTGGTGCTGTGGGTACGCCCCGGCGGCGGCGTACAAACCGGCGGATTCAGCCGGTCGATGCTTGGCGGCAGCCTTGTACTGGGTCTGGTTCTGACGCTGGGCATCAATCTGCAGCAGATCGGCCTGATGTTCACCAGTGTCACCAATTCCGGCTTCATTACCGGCCTGTACGTCATCCTGGTTCCGGTATTCGGTTTGCTGATAGGCATGCGCACAGGCTCGGGTACCTGGGTGGGGGCGTTGCTGGCGCTCATCGGCATGCTCATGCTCAGCATCAACGAGCATTACAAGGTCGCGTCCGGCGACTGGCTGCAACTGTTGGGCGCGTGCTGCTGGGCGGTGCATGTGTTACTGGTAGGCGCATTGGCCAGTCGCTTCGATGCCATCAAGGTGGCCTTCGTACAGTTCGTGGTATGCGCAGTCATCAGTCTGATGCTGGCCGTCACCTTCGAGGAGATCAGCTGGACAGCAATACAACTGTCGCTTCCTGCCGTTCTGTATGGGGGGCTCCTGGCTGTTGGCGTCGGCTTCACGCTACAGGTCGTTGCGCAGAAGGATGCGATCACGTCACACGCTGCGGTGATACTCAGTCTCGAGGCGGTGTTCGCGGCGCTGTTCGCCTGGCTGATCCTCGATGAAACCATCAGCCTGCGTGGCCTGTTCGGTTGTGTGCTGATGCTGGCGGGGATGCTGGTTGCTCAGCTGGTGCCGCTGTACGTGGAAAAGCGTCGGCAGGTGGTGCCAGTGCAACAGGAACCGGCCGGCCACCACTGA